In Lactuca sativa cultivar Salinas chromosome 5, Lsat_Salinas_v11, whole genome shotgun sequence, the DNA window GTGCAGGACACATCTCATGTTTGCCGAATCTAAAAACCATCGCCTTTGCATCCAAACACTTCACGGCGGCTATGATCAGATCCCAGTGTTGGTTCACTTTTGACTTTATCCTCCACCAAATCTTCTGATCTCCTGTTCTCAATGATGTTAAGCAGCTCCTGATCGCAGCAATCATGCCTTCGAAGGTACGTTTTTTTCATTCGGGGTCTTACCTTGGGGATAGACGATGGACCCGCCATTCGACATGATGCAGCATTTTGAAAGAAAATTCCAtcaaataaaaggagtttacattTCTGACATCTCTTGACATCCTTACTTTTAATAGGGGGCCTTGCCTCATGATTTTCTTGGCAAGCATTTGGCTGTTGACGTGTCCTCCGCACCCACTTGAATGAGCTTGTTCAACAATGTGTGCTCCTTATTTCGGAAGGGAGAGTGACCTTTTGTAAAGGACATCTCCCAAGATCACAAATCGTTGGGAAAGTTCCCTCCGGGCTCTCCTCTGACCACGAGTGGCGTACTCCGGTATGAACCCGTCTTGAGGTAATTGTAGAAAGAATAATACCATGGTTCCCATCGTCCTCGTAATCTTCCTCGTCTTGACTGGTGATAGTTCATCATGTTCCAACTCCCGATAGTCTTCATCCAAGAGGAGAAATGAGTCCCGTTCGGCGGAAGGGCTCTCTGTGGCTCGGATGTCGATGACAAGCGACTCTGTGCTTCGGTGTACTAGCATGTGTACTAGAGCGGCTGAGTATGAATTCCATAAGGGCTGGCGAGTCAGCCAAGCGATTTTCTATTCTCGGAACATGGGTGAAGGTGATCTCCCTAAAGCGCTTGATCAGGTCAATGGCAAGTTCTTGGTACGATATGAGTTGGGTCTCTTTGGTCTTCCATTCTCCTATACCTCTCTCTATAAAAAAAAGCCTTTCCCCTTTTCAGAATACCCACGGTAAGCATCCTGCTCTCGATCCAGAGCTACTGCTTCAACAATCAACTGAGCTTAGGAAGTCAGGTTAAGACATCGACTTATAATTGGTCTTGCCcgaggagatgaaaaagaatTAGGGCTTGCTTTCTCAATTCACATCTATGAGCGATGATTCCTCTATCTCTTGCTCGCTTCGATCGGACTCTGGCAGCTTAGGGAAGAATGATGGCTCGCTAACAAGGCCCCTAAATGACCGCTCAGAAGGCCTACCTCTTTTTTTCCCAATCTCTCACTCGCTCGTCCCTCTCTCATGAAATATTGTCTCTCCTCTCCCGGCGGCTTTTAGTCATGTCAATAGCCAGTTGCTAAGACGATTCCCACTCAAGCATTCTCATTCAACGGTCTATCAATGTTGCCTTATTTAGTTCAAAATTACTTTCTTTCTACTAGTTCTTACATAAGCAATTTGCAGGAAGTAAACGAAGTCTTTCCTTCCGAAATCCACTCCTGAAGTCACGTCTTTCAGTACTGGGACTGAAGTCAACTACTTTCGAGTTGCTCTTTGCCCAAAGCCCTCTTTCCGACTTAGAAAGACCAACTAACAATAGCTTTAGCATCTCTTGAGTTGGAAAGGTCTTTATAGAGCTAAGGGGAAGGTTTGGAACCCTAGTAGCAGAATGGAATCAGCGGGCTGACTTCCATGCTAACACGAGTAGTTTAACTCAGCATTACCTCGTAAggtcattttcaattttttttgctTTGCGAGAAACTTTTTAAAAAGTCTTCAAATAGCCATTGCATAGTTTACGAATTATGCTTAGTAGGGACCTAAACACAGGAATGGTTCAGAGTCAGACCACGCCTTATGACGAAAGGGGGAGAAAGGACTGTCGATCTGTGATCAAAGAAAACTATACCTGAAGAATGGGATACAGATTGACCGGCACAAAAGCCATCTCTATCAATCTACGCTCATTGATGAGACGGCGACATAGAGAAGTCACCCCCTTCTCACTTAAAAGTAAAGAAGAGATACAAACTTTTGAATCTAAATTTGGTGGGATCGAGGATGGAATCGAATAGCGAATGCACTTGACCGACCCGCCATCTCTTTCCTTCAATAATGCCTTCGCTTCACTTCAAGACGCTATTTGCCAATAAGAAAAAAACTACCTGAATGGAAGAAGCCGAAGGGGTGAACGAGCGCTGCGGTAACGAGCTTTCCTTCTGCCAGCCTTTATAGGAGTAGGGGAGCGTGGTGAGATAGATAGACGTCCAATCCTGCAGCAGCTAGTTGCTCGGCCTTAGTCTTGGGCTGATCTCACACTTCAATCAAGCCCTTCGTACTTCGATCCAATCAATCGATCGATCAAGAGGCTAATCTCTTTTGTTTGGGCCGGTAGCTAAAAGAAAGTCCTCACTTTCTCTTGAACAAGGGAAGGACAGCATAGCATTAGCTTCAATTAAACAAGCTCAACCTTGAGAAAGGTGGTAGGCCGAAGAACCGTTGAACGCTTCAACTTGGCCACTGAAGAAGGCGAAGGCTGGGCGAGAGACTAGGCCAACTTACTGCTTACTGTTATGCCATGGTTGAAGCTTTAGGCTCCATAGACGGAACTATGTATTAGGTATTAGGGAGGGGAGGACACCACTCAGCACCCCACGGATCGGTGGGGTTCAATGcctaaaaaaagaaagaaaaaaaaaggggggAAAGATGACTCTATGGCTGAGGGGAGGAGAGAAAGAACGCATGCATGGATATTTTGTCTGTCGGAGGTTCGATAATCTATGAAAGGACATCTAAAGCTAAGGTTACGAAGTAAAGGAAGTCCGAGAGAAGTGGTGATCTCATCTTGCTTGCTGGGAGAGAGGAAGCTTCCGGACCACCTTTTCCAGCCAGATAGCGAGCCATCACTCAGCAATGAACACTAACTGAAAGCGGTCGGGAATGAGTACCTATCCCTTACGGGAATCGAACCCGTGTCTTCGACATGAAAAGACGATGTCCTAACCACTGGACGAAAGGGACCAAAAAGCCATTCTTCATATACCGCTCCGTGGGCTCCGAGAAGAGAAGTGGTTCGTTTTCTTTCTATACGAAATTAAAGATTTCGTTTGTGTTCATGTTGGCGATTTCAGATGTAAATTCGGCGGTTCGTCCCCCCTTCCTACGGGTTCCCCCACCCCCCTGAATAAGTAAGGCCCCGCTCTTTCTAATAAAAAAAAGAGGGGCGAAGCGCCCGTTTGAAGTGGCGAAGGCCTATGCTACAGTAAGAAAAAAAGTAGGTTTCGGTTACGAAGTCACTTAGTCGAACTATAAAGAAAGGGAGGCTAAGGTTACGAAGTAAGGTCAACTGGTTAAGGAAAGCTCAGGTTATGAAAAAGTTTAGCcgttaattaattcaattaagtAGTAGTGAGACGTCGGTACGGAGTTGCGTTAGCTGTGGATATAGACTAGGCTAAGGGGCGGACTTCATCTCTTCTATTCTCTTCACTTACACCTTACACTTCTGCTGAGTCTAACGAGGCTCAGGTGCGGAGCCTTCCACTGTCACTGTGGACCGAGACTACGCAAAGGTAGAACATCATAGAAACTTCGCTGACTTTCTCATAAACCTTGATTTCGCTACGCTCAATAAGAAGCCGAAATCGCTTAAATTGGTTCGTGTTCCGTTTCCAAAGTAAGTCGTCTTTACCCAAGTGTGAACTTCAGACGACTCTCAAGCGGTTCCATTCCTTCTTACTGTACTTATGGGTCAACCCAACCCGAATGGGAAGAAGGGGGTCAGCCAAACAGCGGTCCACTTTGTACGTTTGCTGAGCAGACCAATCAggcattttttttctaaaaaggaaGGGAACTTCTCACCGAAGGAGGCAGTAGGAATGAAGGAGGCGGGAAGCTACCGCTTCTAGAATGGTTGCTTATCCTTCACTTTTTTTAGAGCGTCTCGCTATTAAAAAAAAAGGTTTATGTAATCGGAAAAATGGTTACGGTTGCGGAAACCAGAGAAAGTCGGGAACCATCGGTTACCTTTTGAATCAAAGTAGCGACGAGCCTAGTATTACGACTACAGGGGGAGAAGCAAAGCTTCGTAGACAGCTTCGCTTCCTCGTCGCTTCTTTCTAGCGACCAGCTGCTCAAGTGGGTGGCTTGGTAAGCAAGCTACCTTCAGCATCGGTAAAATCCCTATCAATAAGAGGCCGGAATGGTGGGGAAGGAAGCCCTCCCTACTTCAATGAAAGGGGGGAAGAGCCCTTTCACAGCCGCTCCTCTACAACTACCTTTCGCCCAACATGATCACGAACGAAGACAGAGAATTGCGTAGATAGGAGGACGAAACGAACCAACCCACTTTTCCTGATCGGAACGATTGAAGAAAGAAAGAGAATGGTGTCCCCTTTCGCCCAGGGGACATCGTCGGAGAACAATGTCGGGGACAGGGTGAGAACCTTCCGTTGCTTACACCCTTTAAGTGTTGGTTCTTCCGGGGAGAGATCTGGTTTCAAGATCTATGAACAAGAGAGATCCCTAAATCTCCATTTGAAAAAAGAGATGAATAGATAAGGCGAAGCCAGCTGAAGGAAGGGCGCTAACGAGCAAGAAAACGGATGCGCTAACGCGCAACGGCTTTCCTTTCTCTGATAGAGGCTCGCTTCTTCAATTCAAGTTCATCTTGCTGCTTTTCATTTTGATAGGAGTAGGTGCTTGCTGCTCGCTCGCTGTCTACTAAATGAGCCTTTACTGCCCGCCCGGCCCCTCTCTTTAATCTTAAGTAAAGTTCAGTCAAATCAATGAAGTGAACAGCCCAACCTCTTTGTTTGTTTCACCTAATTCGGAAAGAGAACAATAGACTTGCAACTATAGTCTAGGAAAAAGCTTCTCTTTGATAGCGGTCATAGGGGATTTCAGAAAGGATCTGATCGTAGATAGAGATTGAAACCTGTGCGGGGGTAGGGGCGGATGTAGCCAAGTGGATCAAGGCCGTGGATTGTGAATCCACCACGCGCGGGTTCAATCCCCGTCGTTCGCCCATCAATAAATGGACCATTTGTTACGGAGACAGAAGACAAACCTAGAAAGCTTTTTTTCTGCAAGTCATCTCGAGGCTTCAAACGCATCCAAGCAATTGGTATCCGATTGAAGCATAGAAATAGATTCGCGTCGCCTACTTGCTGAAAACACAAATGGAATGGCCGATCATGAATTCTATGAAGTTTTTAAGACCTTCACTTTTGACTTCATAATGAATTAAATGAACCCCCGGATGAGGAGCAAATCTCCCCTCCCTTTACTAAACCATGGGGAGCCCCTAGTAGTTTACCGGACAAATTGAGTTGTCGTGACGAGACCTTTCTTAGTGGAAGATCGGAATTCTCTTCATCACGAGACTGATCGGATCAGACACCCGAGAGACCTCCACAATTGAGTAAGTAAGAGGACAACAAGCAAAGAGTTATGCTTTCATTTCTTTGTTGAGATTGAAATCAAGTTCTTTAAAAAGGGGTAGGTATAATGAACGCAGGCCAAGTCAAGAAAAGGACTTCCTTACTTTTAGTCTTAATTACTAGTAGTTTGAAGCGAAACCGGTTTTTTTTGGCACTCGGTTCCTTCGTCTTAAGTAAAGTTCAGTTGACTTTTTTGATTCGGAACTCTTAGTCGAGCTGATGGCGAGATCTTTTTTTTGTTCGAGGTTCAAGAGGAAGAAGAGAAGAGGAACCCCCGCCCAAGTAGTCGAGGAGCAAGGCAGTAGATAAGATAGAAGAAGGGGTCAGGCTCCCGGTGGAGCAGAGGATACGGTTAGGATAACGAACTTGAAACGCGGAGCCCGAGCGTCCGGCGAGCGAGTGGTTAGTGGCCAATAGCGCCCTAGTTGATGGCATTCCTCTCTGCGGCTGGCACTCGAGGAACCACGGGGCACTCCATACAGAGCAAACAAGTCTTAGGGATGAGACGCCCGTGCAAGGACCTCAATTCTCATTAGGAGGTCGAACCAAGGACCTATGGAAGTCGGGGCAAGCCCGTCCCCATGGGCAACGCAACAGTGTCCTGAGGGAGGAGTTTAGAGGCCTTATAGTAGCACATACTTCTTTTTATTTCTAGGTCATGCGAAGGGGGCCAGTCCAAGATCGTACTGTTCCTCTACAAAGACAACAGACGCTCTCAACGGCTAGGCGCCACTCTCTTTCTGAGTTATTCTAGCTTCTTCATGATTTCGTGCCGCGgtgaacaaacaaaacaaaaaagagGGCCATCTCAGCGGAAGGAGAAGGACCTGCAACGGCAGAGACTACTGACCCTATTCTTGTTCCTAGCCGTCTTTTACGAGTCCGGAAAGCCTCCTCAGAGGGATCCTAAAAATAGAATAGAGAAGGGCGGGCAGGGCTTCCGCAAGAGCCTCCCCCCTCTTCCCGGTCAAGATAGATGGGAAGGAGCCCTATCAAGGCCATAACCAGTCTCTTTATTTATGTATGTACACCTTTGTTTCAGGGTGGGGCCGCCCTTCCTCCTGCTAATCCGGCCATTTCCCGCGGAATGACCATGTACTCCTTCCCTTACGGGGCTCATGGAGTAGCGTATTTCGAAAGAGGAAGACGGGGGGTGAGAAGCCATAGCAAGATTATATGCATTTCGGGCCTCAGTTTCTGCATCATGATCCACCTAATATGGGTATTGTGACTGGCATATGGATTTTTAGAATTGTTGGAAGGGGACTGATGTTGATTTATGAAGGCGAATATTGGATAACTGAAGTTAGGAGGATTGTAGAGTGACAAAGAAGCTACTTGGGATTGGAGGAATGCCGAACGCATTGCAGACATGCCTTTGGATATGGTTTCCGCTGATTGGATTAGTCTGACCATCATCTTCTCTAACCTAGTCAAATAAAGACCGGCATTCATCTCCATAGCCCTTTTTCTTTAGCAGTACAGGCCGGCTGGTCGGGGTTGTTTCCCCCCGCTACCACAAAGATCACTGCCCAGCCACCGCTCGAGGGTACCTCCGCTCCCCAACTGAGAAAAATGGATCAAATTCGTGGGAAAGGAGAGATAAAAAAAGGGAAGGTTCTGCTGAGACTCAAGTTCCCCTGCCGGAGCTCCCCGAACCTGAAGTAGAAGTCGAGGGGCTGCTCAGTGAGAAGAAGCGTCAAATGATTCAGACAGTTGTCGCGCTGGCGGAGCAGGGAGCCTACAGGGAAGATTGGGGCAATGAGGAGTTCGACGATTTAGCCCATCGACTACATCTATCGCTGAACCAACTTCCGAATCATCTACCGAATCGCATAATCAACCGGATCCACCTAAACCTAATAAATTTCCTCTAGACAGAATGAGGCTCTCGTTGAGAGATCCATTAGTGATTGGCCCACCCCTCCTGGCAAAGAAAGAAAGGCAGGTTCAGGCGATTGATCAAAAAAAGATTTCCTTCCCTTTCTTTATGACAGAGCAATTGAATGCAGCGGTGCAGGGCCTCTAAGATTATGAATAAGCTATTCATTTTCCGTCCTATTGaataaattcggcatgatggtaGTAGAGTAGTCGATCTGATCTCGCGCGCGGGCGGATAGAAATGCCTATAGATGAGGTAGGCGAGGCTAGCTTGCCGGCAAAAGGCGATTGTCTTTTGTTTGATGAGAACGAGAAGGGAAATTGATTGCAGGCCTCTTGGGTGGGGGCAACTGGAGGAAGACAGCACGGGGCAAAGCAAAGGGCAGAGCTTCGAGTGACTTTTTTCTTTGCTCTTCGATAGCCCATCACTCGAAGCTCCTCTGTCGCGCCCTAGCCGAGCGGTCATCGCCTGCACAAGCAAGCAGATTAGCTCCATCATTCCATTATTGTGCCGGCAGGCCTGGGCGAGCGAGGTAGGCTTAGATTAGAGGGAGGGGGACTGCGAACGTCCCATGAAGGGGGGAACCATGCATTCCTCTCGGGCTGGGCTCTCGCGTGTCCGGGGTCCGATCAGATTAACCAGCGACCGGTTTACGGAACAAGGAGTTAAGCAAGGGCCAGGAGATTGATGAAAGAAACTGGCCGAAGTCAGTGTTGTGTTCAACTCCGCGGTTGGAAGGATTGCTTTCTGCCATCTgtcttttccttctctctcttctcttagCAAAGTAGGCTCAAGTCAAACTTTTGGCTTGCTACAAGCTGGGCTCAGGGACTGCAGTCAGCCGCTTCCCCTGTAGTCGTCAGCTCGTTTTTGACAGATCCGATCGGGTGTTCACAATCTGGAGTAAAGGGATTCGAACCTTTTCATGCCGGTACCAAAAACCGATGCCTTACCACTTGGCTATACTCCATACGGCCTGTTTTGGATGGTAGAACGGGGAGAGGGGGAAGGGGGAAGCAGGGCTCGAAGAACGAGCCGAGCCGTGCAAGGACGCGGGGATATAGCAAGTAAGCAGAAAGGTTCTTTAGGACCGACTACAACAAGCTCACGACTCTAATAGAAAGAAAGGGTAAGCTCTCTGCTCTATTTGCTTACAATGCTATGCCTATCAACGTAGGCGAACACTTCTGTAACCTTAGACTCGTTACGCTGTTCGACTGAACTCGTTGGCTCCACGTCCACCGAAAGTAGGTAACCTTCGTCACCGTTGATGGAGCCCCTCGCCTCACTCGGAAACTCTTATCACGACCTCTCTCAGAGAGAGGCCTGGCCCGTAAGCTGGCCCCCTTAAAAAGCCATTACTTAATAAGGATTTGTTACGCGCGATATGCCGACGACTTACTACTGGGAGTCGTGGGTGCCGTAGAGCTTCTCATAGAAATAAAAAAACTTCTCGCCCACTTCCTACAATCCGGCCTGAACCTTTGGGTAGGCTCTGCAGGATCAACAACAATAGCTGCACGGAGTACGGTAGAATTCCTCGGTACGGTCATTCGGGAAGTCCCTCCGAGGACGACTCCCATACAATTCTTGCGAGAGCTGGAGAAGCGTCTACGAGTAAAGCACCGTATACATATAACTGCTTGCCACCTACGCTCCGCCATCCATTCCAAGTTTAGGAACCTAGGTAATAGTATCCCGATCAAAGAGCTGACGAAGGGGATGAGCGGAACAGGGAGTCTACTGGACGCGGTTCAACTAGCGGACACTCTTGGAACAGCTGGAGTAAGAAGTCCCCAAGTGAGCGTATTATGGGGGACCGTCAAGCACATCCGGCAAGGATCAAGGGCGATCTCGTTGTTGCATAGCTCAGGTCGGAGTAAGGTGCCATCGGACGTCCAACAGGCAGTCTCACGATCGGGCATGAGTGTCCGGAAGTTGTCATTGTATACTCCCGCGGGTCGGAAGGCGGCGGGGGAAGGAGAGGGAGACTGGGCGAGATCTATCAGAAGGGAATTCCCCATACAAATAGAGGCGCC includes these proteins:
- the LOC128126180 gene encoding uncharacterized protein LOC128126180, giving the protein MPIDEVTFVTVDGAPRLTRKLLSRPLSERGLARKLAPLKSHYLIRICYARYADDLLLGVVGAVELLIEIKKLLAHFLQSGLNLWVGSAGSTTIAARSTVEFLGTVIREVPPRTTPIQFLRELEKRLRVKHRIHITACHLRSAIHSKFRNLGNSIPIKELTKGMSGTGSLLDAVQLADTLGTAGVRSPQVSVLWGTVKHIRQGSRAISLLHSSGRSKVPSDVQQAVSRSGMSVRKLSLYTPAGRKAAGEGEGDWARSIRREFPIQIEAPIKKILRRLRDRGLISRRRPWPIHVACLTNVSDGDIVNWSAGIAISPLSYYRCRDNLYQVRTIVDHQIRWSAIFTPAHKHKSSARNIIPKYSKDSNIVNKEGGKTLAEFPNSIELGKLGSGQDPNNKEHSTTSLV